In Apium graveolens cultivar Ventura chromosome 10, ASM990537v1, whole genome shotgun sequence, the following are encoded in one genomic region:
- the LOC141690342 gene encoding glucan endo-1,3-beta-glucosidase, acidic-like — protein MHSRIPLLVLVLSLLSASFLQISSGDEQAQPVGVCYGTFADNQPSAQDAVSLVQSVGIQRMRLYGPDHNALQSLRNTGIQVVLGVPNEQLQSIASSQDNAKQWIQDNVQNYQDVNFRFIVVGNGITPVHDQTSQFAQFVLPAMQNIQNAINAFGLQNRMRVTTALDQSEIISTTYQPSQGQFRPETRQFVDPIIQFLVNNNNSPLLVNLHPFFSLIHVKAEIPMDLEAQAHRDPGRSARLDYATFRSAQTTVQDGPLTYTNVFDSMVDSVHSALEKAGGSSLDVVVSEIGWPTAGDNAANMDNARTHNNGLINHVRSFGTPKRPQKRIETYIFNLFDENKKDQEVDRHWGIFWNNKQAKYDINFQQ, from the exons ATGCATTCCAGAATCCCCCTTTTAGTTCTAGTACTTTCTTTACTATCTGCAAGCTTCCTGCAGATTAGTTCAG GTGACGAACAAGCACAACCAGTAGGAGTCTGTTATGGAACATTTGCTGACAACCAGCCGTCAGCCCAAGACGCTGTGTCTCTTGTCCAATCTGTTGGGATCCAAAGAATGAGACTCTATGGTCCGGACCATAATGCATTGCAATCCCTCCGAAACACTGGAATTCAGGTCGTGCTCGGTGTTCCCAACGAGCAGCTTCAATCGATTGCTTCCAGCCAAGACAATGCCAAGCAATGGATCCAAGACAATGTCCAAAACTATCAAGATGTCAATTTCAGGTTCATTGTTGTTGGAAATGGAATTACTCCAGTCCATGACCAAACTTCCCAATTCGCGCAGTTTGTCCTCCCAGCCATGCAAAACATTCAGAATGCAATTAATGCATTTGGACTACAAAACAGAATGAGAGTCACCACTGCCCTGGATCAGTCCGAGATTATTAGCACAACTTACCAACCATCACAGGGTCAATTTAGGCCAGAAACTAGACAATTTGTCGATCCTATTATCCAATTCTTGGTTAACAACAACAACTCACCATTGCTTGTAAACCTTCATCCTTTCTTTAGCCTAATTCACGTCAAGGCAGAAATCCCTATGGATTTGGAGGCTCAAGCACACCGTGACCCGGGACGAAGTGCTCGTTTGGATTATGCTACTTTCAGATCTGCACAAACTACAGTACAAGATGGACCACTTACCTACACAAATGTGTTCGATTCCATGGTGGACAGTGTACACTCTGCACTCGAAAAGGCTGGTGGATCCTCGTTGGATGTCGTGGTGTCTGAAATTGGATGGCCAACTGCAGGAGACAATGCAGCTAATATGGACAATGCCAGGACTCATAACAATGGATTGATTAACCATGTACGCAGCTTTGGGACTCCGAAAAGGCCTCAAAAGCGTATCGAGACTTATATCTTCAATTTGTTTGACGAGAACAAGAAGGATCAAGAGGTCGACAGGCACTGGGGAATTTTCTGGAACAATAAACAAGCCAAGTACGATATCAATTTCCAGCAGTAA